The following DNA comes from Equus caballus isolate H_3958 breed thoroughbred chromosome 15, TB-T2T, whole genome shotgun sequence.
CATCTGCTTGTGGGGTACTGGCTCTAATGTGGGGAACGGGTGATTAGGCTCAGGAGACCATTGTACAGAGCAAGGCTGACTCTGGGGTGAGGGGCCTGGAGCCCCAGGAAGGCCCACCCATCCACAGCACTGCTCATTCCCACCTTGTCCCTGCAGAGCTGGCCACAGTGGTGCGGCGCTTCTCCCAAACGGGCATCCAGGATTTCCTGACGCTGACCCTGACCGAACCGACCGGGCTCCTGTACGTGGGGGCCCGGGAGGCCCTGTTTGCCTTCAGCGAGGAGGCTCTGGAGCTGCAAGGAGTGGTGAGAGGTGGGGGAGTGGGAGGTATACAGGCAGGGTAGAGAGGCAGGACCCAGAGGGGCTCCGCTTGGTCAAGCTGTCCCCCTAGCCCAGCTGCCCCAGTCCCATTCTCCTCCCCCTGTGGGAATCTTCCTCATCTCCAGGACCCACCCTTGGCAGAGTGAGCATGTTGCTTTCCCCATGCCTGGGGGACTCACTGAATTCTGCTGCATTGGGGCGGTTTGGGGCTTCTGTCCTCAGCTGAAATAAGTGCCTAGAGAATCGGGACCGTGTGTTCTCACTTGGTGTCCCCATGTTGCTGCCATAGGCCATGTTTGTGGCACATGCCCAACAGTCTGTAGCTGTGACGTTGCTCATGtgccccctccctgtccccagatCTCGTGGGAGGCACCAGCTGAGAAGAAGGCCGAGTGTATCCAGAAAGGGAAGAGTAACCAGGTGGGTGCTCAGGACACTGTCTGGATCGCCAGAGCCCCTGGTGCCTCCCGCTGACCAGGCCTCATGGCACACGCTGTCTCCCCAGCGCTCACTCCATCTGTCCCAATGCTAGTCTGGGTCCTGCTCTTGGTCCTTGTGTCCCTATGTCCCAGGCTCTCATCCTTTAACTGGATGCCTTTCTCTTCCCAGACGGAATGTTTCAACTTCATCCGCTTCCTGCAGCCATACAACACGTCCCACCTGTACGTCTGCGGCACCTACGCCTTCCAGCCCAAGTGCGCCTACATCGTGAGTGCTCCTCCTCGCCCCTCAGCCCTGTCCTCGCCCCTCTCTGTACCCCTGGGCCCTTCCGCATCTCAGGCTTGTCGTCTCTTCCCTGCCCCAGGACATGCTCACCTTCACTTTGGAGCGCGGAGAGTTTGAGGATGGGAAGGGGAAGTGCCCCTATGACCCAGCTAagggccacactggcctccttgtggGTGAGTGGCTGTCCCCATTGCAGGCTGGGGGAGGTGCCCAGGACTTGTTGGTGCTGTGGGGCCATGTGGCTGGAGTGCATCTTCACCTCACGTCTGGCCTGGCTGACCCTCTGTCTCCCACAGACGGCGAGCTGTACTCGGCCACGCTCAACAACTTCCTGGGCACGGAGCCTGTTATCCTGCGTAACATGGGGCCCCACCACTCCATGAAGACGGAGTACCTGGCCTTCTGGCTCAACGGTGAGCCCCGAGGAGCTGGCCGGGGGCCTGGGGGAGCTGAGGGTGGGAGGCACCGCAGGGCCTCGCTCTGCTAACCCTCCCCCGCTTCCCTTAGAACCTCACTTTGTAGGCTCGGCCTACATTCCAGAGAGTGTGGGCAGCTTCACGGGGGACGATGACAAGGTCTACTTCTTCTTCAGTGAGCGAGCAGTGGAGTACGACTGCTACGCGGAGCAGGTGGTGGCTCGTGTAGCCCGCGTCTGCAAGGTACAGAATCCCGCGGTGGGGAGCCCTGGGAGCCCTGCTGGCCTGGCAGAGCTGACCGGCAGCGTCCCCTTGCCATCTGCCAGGGAGACATGGGGGGTGCGCGGACCCTGCAGCGGAAGTGGACCACGTTCCTGAAGGCGCGGCTGGTGTGCTCAGCCCCCGACCGGCAGCTCTACTTCAACCAGCTGCAGGCGCTGCACACCCTGCAGGATACCTCTTGGCACAACACCACCTTCTTTGGGGTTTTTCAGGCACGATGGTGAGTTGGCCAGGAatccttgggggtggggaggagcagctGTGCGGGTTTAGGGATGGTTTATGGGTGCAGGCCTCGGAGAAGTCCCAGTGGTCAGTTGTCCGGAAGCCAAGGAAGATGTTGGCACCTTCCCCTCTTCAGAGCTCCCTGCAGGAGGTGGGCAGTGTCCCATGCACTTCAGAGCTGCCATCACATTGTTGTGCACATGGCTGCTTTGGGCTGGGCCCTGCCTTCCTGCTTTGTGTCCTGAGCTGGGCTAAAGGGGGCACTAGGCCTGACCCTTGGGGTCCCTCCCTTGCTGTGATAGGGGCGATGTGGACCTGTCAGCAGTCTGCGAGTACCAGTTAGAAGAGATCCAGAGGGTGTTCGAAGGTCCCTACAAGGAGTACCGCGAGCAGGCCCAGAAGTGGGGCCGCTATACCGACCCAGTCCCCAGCCCGCGGCCCGGCTCGGTGAGTGCTCGGGGCAGGGGTGCGCTCCTGCCCTCAGCTCCAGTGCCATTCCCACTGGGCTGACAGCTCTCCCCACTCAACCCAGTGCATCAACAACTGGCACCGGCGCCACGGCTACACCAGTTCTCTGGAGCTGCCTGACAACACCCTCAACTTCATCAAGAAGCACCCGCTGATGGAGGAGCAGGTGGGGCCtcggtggggccggcccctgctcgTGAAGAAGGACACCAACTTCACCCACCTCGTAGCTGACCGGGTTACGGGGCTTGACGGAGCCACCTATACCGTGCTGTTCATTGGCACAGGTGGGCACGTGGGCACGGCTGCTGGAGGCTGGGTGAAAGCCTGtgtgcccagggcagggagatCTGGAAATGCCCCAGGGTCCTGGCGCCCTCCCATTTACATCTGTcttgccccacccccacaggcGATGGCTGGCTGCTCAAGGCCGTAAGCCTGGGGCCCTGGGTCCACCTGATCGAGGAGCTGCAGGTGTTTGACCAGGAGCCGGTGGAAAGCCTGGTCCTGTCCCGGAGCAAGGTAGTAATCGGGCCCCACACACTGCTGTCCCTGAGCCTTCTCTAGTCTGGTGCTTGGTCACTGCAGGGGTGGGAGGCACGAGCACACCTCGTGGAGCTTGGGGCCGGTTCCAGGAAACACAGTGCTAACGGAATCTGCACTCATAGGCGTTATGTATAGCCAGGTCCCTGCGGGGCTGCCTTCCCAGATTTGGGCCCTGGCAGCTGCTCTGCACACCTCCTTCAGACCCCTCGAGGTTGTACGATGCCTCTGCTACCTACATCCTCTTCCCAGAGGGTGCCGCCGTCGGCCGGGCCTCAGGCTGCACTTGTTCACGATGCCAGCTTTCCTACCAGGCCCCCACTGCCCCCTACCGCCTTCTTGTCCTCCTGGATCAGCAGGGATCTGGTGGGGGATCTGTTGAGATGCGAGTGCTGCTTGCATCTTACTCTCGTGCAGTCCTCTTCTGGCCTGTTTGTGGCACCCTGAACTTTCGTGGGCTCCCCTTTTACCAACTGCTGTGGCTCAGATTATTCCCCAGAACATGGAATAATGGCAGAAAGAAAGTCTGTGGTTGAAGAAACACACAGATTGGCAACCGCCATTCAAACAGGAAAACACCTTATGCTGTGCTGATGCTATTGTGAGGGCTGGCGGGCCTTGCGGAAAACGGACTTCCTGCACTATTTATACTGTGctggagttgtgtgtgtgtgtgagtgtgtgtgagtgtgaatgaGCGTGATTATACTTCTCGGCCTCACAGTTCTGCTGTTCTTTCTAATAAGGTCACGTCTCTAAGGTGCTTAAGATCGGGTCTGGATTGCAGTAAGCCCTCCCTGCGTGCCTGGGTCCTTAGAGTTTGCTCCTCAGAATGGTGgcactgccctcctcctccctttggcCCCGACTGTCCCAGTGCTCCCCGCAGCACTCCAGCTGTCCCGGCCTGGTCCTGGCCTGGCTGACCCTCCCTTCTGCCCCACTTCTCTGGCAGAAGCTGCTCTTTACGGGCTCGCGCTCTCAGCTGGTCCAGCTGCCCCTGGCTGACTGCATGAAGTACCGCTCCTGTGCAGACTGCGTCCTTGCTCGGGACCCCTACTGTGCCTGGAGCGTCAACACCAGCCATTGTGTGGCCGTGGGTGGCCACTCTGGGTGAGTGGGGCTCTGCCCGGGCTGGGACCAGGAGGGGAGAGCCGGGATGCTGACCAACTCTGCCTGCTCCTCCAGAGCCCTGCTGATCCAGCATGTGACAGTCTCAGACACCTCGGGCATCTGTAACTTCCGTGGCACTAAGAAAGGTAAGCCATCATTTTTGTCCCCCTCCCAgtggcctgggccctgggccagaGCTAGAATACCTGCATCAGCACCCCTTGGCCCCGGGTCTCCTGTCCTgactctgctctctctcctctctgctgctGCAGTCAGGCTCACACCCAAAAACATCACAGTGGTGGCAGGCACAGACCTGGTGCTGCCGTGCCGCCTCTCTTCCAACCTCGCCCACGCCCGCTGGACCTTCGGGGGCCGGGACTTGCCTGCGGAACAGCCTGGCTCCTTCCTCTATGATGCCCGACTACAGGCCCTGGTCGTGATGGCAGCCCAGCCCCGCCATGCTGGGGCCTACCACTGTTTTTCGGAGGAGCAGGGGGCACGGCTGGCTGCAGAAGGCTACCTGGTGGCTGTGGTGGCAGGCCCATCGGTGACCCTGGAGGCCCGGGCACCCCTGGAAAACCTGGGGTTGGTGTGGCTGGCTGTGGTGGCCCTGGGGGCCGTGTgcctggtgctgctgctgctggttttGTCACTGCGCCGGCGGCTGCGGGAGGAACTGGAGAAAGGTGCCAAGGCAGCAGAGAGGACCCTGGTGTACCCTCTGGAGCTGCCCAAGGAGCCCACCAGTCCCCCCTTCCGGCCCGGCCCCGAAACCGACGAGAAACTCTGGGATCCTGTTGGCTACTACTACTCCGACGGCTCCCTCAAGATCGTGCCTGGACACGCCCGGTGCCAGCCTGGGGGTGGGCCCCCTTCTCCGCCTCCGGGCATCcccggccagcccctgccttctcCAACTCGGCTTCACCTGGGGGGTGGGCGGAACTCAAATGCCAACGGTTATGTGCGCTTACAACTGGGGGGCGAGGACCGGGGAGGGCTCGGGCACCCCCTGCCTGAGCTCGCCGACGAACTGAGGCGCAAGCTGCAGCAGCGCCAGCCTCTGCCAGACTCCAACCCCGAGGAGTCCTCGGTATGAGGGGAGCCCCACTGCAAAGGTGGGCGCGGCGCGGGAGGTGCAGCTCCTCCGTTTGCACAGGCACCAGCTACCTCAGGGACATGGCGCGGGCACCTGCTCTGCCTGGGACAGACCCTGCCCAGCACCCGCCCGGCCATGAGGACCTGCTCTGCTCAGCACGGGCACTGCCACTTGGTGTGGCTCACCAGGGCACCAGCCTCACAGAAGGCATCTTCCTCCTCTGTGAGGGGCTGTGAATCACAGACACATGGGACCCCAGCAGCCAAAACTTTTCAAGGCAGAAGTTGGAGatgtgggtgtgtttgtgtgtctttgtgtgtgtgtgtgcacgtgcatctGTGTGCATGTGACATAGTCTTCCTTTCGGTCCAGTCTccccttggagaagtggctgtgtgtctgtgtgtctgatGTGGTCTTCCTTTCTGTCAAGTCTTCCCTTGGCCTGGGGTCCTCCTGGTGAGTCTTTGGAGCTATGAAGGGGAAGGGGTCGTCTCACTTTGCCTCTCCTACCCCCCTGTCCCAGTGTGGGGCAGCAATGTACATATGGGGGTGGGCTGGGCAGGGTGCTGTGTGCCCCTTTTTGGGGGAGTGAAGGGCTCTGGGGTGGGCCTAGTCCTGCTCCTAGGGCTGTGAATGTttcagggtggggggagggagatgAAGCCTCCTGTGTGTTTGGGGGGAAGGGTGGGGGGGCCTCCCACTTGGCTCTGGGGTTCAGTGGTATTTTATACTTGTCCTCCATTACTGGGCTGGGAAAGgttgtgtgggggagggggagggaggagagagggtgggcACGCTGCAGATGTCGCACATCCTCTCCCAGCCCTAGGAGGAGGGCTCCTAACAGTGTAACTTATTGTGTCCCCGCGTATTTATTTGTTgtaaatatttgagtatttttatattgacaaataaaatggaaaaaattaaacttaCTGTGATGGGGATGAGACATTCGGGCTAAAGCCTTCTGCGCGCCAAGAGGGAATGCTCCCTGTGGGTTGAGGGAGGCCCAGCTGGCCCCACCTCCCCGTAGTACTGGGGCAGCTGCCCCTTCTGTGGTCCCCGCCTGCCTGCACCCCTCTCCAGAGGGGGCACGGCCCAGGTTCCAGTGTTTTCCCACAGTGGTGGCTCTGGGGCTGGGAACCAGACCAGGGCTGCAGCCTCTTGGGAGCCAGTCTTGGCTTCTGGCCAAAGGGAGAAGTCAGAGCACTGGGAGTCAAAGCTGGAGAGGAGGGGCCTGGCCTCCTAGAACTctgggaggggaagtggggacgCCTGGCTGAAGGAGGGGAACTTACTCCATCAGCTTGTGTGGAGGCGCATCTGAGGATGGGCTCCCAACTAGCTTAGCGGAGGAAACATTACTTCCAGCTTTCTACCCTCCAGGAATATCGGAGTCGTAAACGCTTCAGCTACGTGGGACATGGAACCTTCCCCACTGCCACCCAGTGTGCACCAAGCCACTGTCCTATGGAAGGAGTGGTACAGGCCCCAGCCTGGCTTCTGTAATTCGTGCCCACAGACAGGGGCAGTGGAAGTAAAGCGTGTGAACGTTTGACTGGTCCGGGGGGCCCGCTGTGGCTGGGGGTCCTCAGCTGTAGGGGAGAGGTGGGATCTGCGTGTGCTAGCTGCCTGCAGGGTGCCTAAACGTCAGCCTGAGGATGTCCGGACATAGAAGATGGATTCAGTAAACTAGGCGTCCACTGTGGGGTTAGGGGCTCTCCCACAACCCAAGGCCCTGTCCCCGCCCTTGGGACTTACCTGCAGATGCTCGTAGGGGCAAGATAAATTGTGGCCCCCTGCCTCCCACGGGTTTTCAAGAAACCAGCAGGAGGGGCGTGAGGAGGGAGGGCGTCGCGGGGCCTTCCAAGCGGTCCCTGCGCCGCCCGCCCGCACGCCCGCGGTGAGACATCTTTCTGGGCCGGGGGTGGTGCGGCAAAGGGAGCGCGGTCCTCGGGGCGCGCCCGGCGACTCCCTGCCCTGGGACGCCCGGTGGGACGCGGAGAACTGGGGCCCGGGTTCTGGCAAGCGTTCCATAAACGATCCGGGCCGCGCGCCCGCCTCCTGCCTACGCCGCCTCGGCCGGGCGGCCCTCCCAGCCCGGATCCCGGCCCGGGAgccccgccgcgcgccctccGCTGGGCCTCGGACGCCCTCGCGCGGCCGCCCAGGGTGCGACCCGACGACcgtccccgccccgcccgccctgCGATTGGCTCCCGAGCTGAGGCCTGGGCGCGCGACTGGCCGGCacccgcgcccccgcccctcccgcccGCCAGGCCGCGCGCCCCGGCCGGTGGGCCGACGCCGAGCCCCGATGGCGGCGCCGCGGCCCCGCGCCGATGGGCCCTGCTGCTCCCAGCCCAGCGCGGCGGCTGGCGTGCGGCAGACGCTCGATGAGATGGACTTCGAGAGGGGTGAGGCGGCGCGGCCCTCTCGGGCCTGGACGGGAGGCTCCCGGGAACCGGGGCCCCGGGGGTAGGCGGCGGGGGCCCGGCCGGGCCGCACCCGGGCCTCCGGGCCTGGTCGGAGGGCCGGCGGGCGGCAGGCGCACGGCTTCCGCGTTAGGGAGAGCCAGCCGGGGCGTGGCCCGAGCTCGGCCCTGAGAAACGTCGCCTCGCGTGCagggggggaaactgaggctttccCAGGTGACTGGGCGACCCTGGGAGACTCTGGCCTGCTCTGGTGCCTGGGAGGGGCGGGACAGCAGAATCTGCGGCTGGGGCGCTGCGCCCACCGCGTGGGGATGGAGCTTCAGACGGGGGAGGAGGGGGACTCTGTGAAAGGACTAGAGCTTTCTGAGCCCAGGTGTGGCCGCCGGCGGACGCTTAGGATATGGCAAAGACGGCCCCCAGGCAGGTGATGTTCTCCCCACCTATGGGACCCAGAGCTCTTGCCCCAACTATACGCGATTGTGTCACCAGTAGAAACAGAGTCAGGCTGAAAAGCAAGTCCCCGCTCCTGGGGAAGCAGTGTGTCATCTCTCAGCGCAGAGGCAGCTCCCGCAGTGGCGAGGCTGTCATCAGTGGGGTGGATGCTCCTGCTTTCTGTGCCTCCCTGTTACCCCTGCCCGCTTCCCCCCACCTCTCCTCCTGCCAGACTCCGGGCTACCGAATTCGTTCCCTCCTCGGCCTGCCTGCTTCCCCTCTTGCCTTCTTACAACGTTTTCACACAGAAGCCTTTTGAAAGTTTTAAATCAGATCATTTCATAGCTTTTAGAATAAATCCAAATTCCCTACTTGGCCTCCAGAACGCTGATGGAATCCCTGCCTGTTCTCTGCCCTACTTTTATTTctcatccttttcttcctccaatcactatatttcagttttgttttggtttctcaAATATGCAGGATCTCTCCTGACTTAAGGCCGTTGTGCTTGCTCTCCCGTCTCCTTGGGAGGAACTGCCTGCAACCGTTAGGCCAGCTAATGCTTTTCCTTCAGGTCTgggttcaaatgtcacctcctcggAGAGACCCCACCCTGAACACCCCATTCTCAGCTGGGGGCACTTCTACCCCTCAAGGGTCTCTGGCgctgtctggagacattttcggtTGTTAGAACTGGGAGGGTGCTACAGGCATATAGTAGttggagaccagggatgctgcctACGTCCCCAGAGCAGCGGACAGCTCCCATAACAAAGAGTCATCTGGCCTCAAATGCCCAGAAACATTGCCCTCTCCAAAGCAGGGCCCTTCCCCTCCAGGTAACTCTGACTCATCAGCCTTCTTTCATCAAAGCAGTTTTTACAATCTGACAATTATTTTGTTTGCTTACtcatttattattctatttcCCACACAGGGGAAAGAGCCTTGGCTCTTTTgttgtgtggatttttttttttgcttcaaatggtatcttctggggctggcctggtggtgcagtggttaagtgcacacttccgctacggtggcccagggtggatcctgggtttggacatggcaccacttggcatgccatgctgtggtaggcgtcccacgtataaagtagaggaagatgggcatggatgttagctcagagccagtctccctcagcaaaaagaggaggattggcggcagatgttagctcaaggctaatcttcctccaaaaaaaaaaatcgtatCTTCTTTCTGggttcattttcctttttcccaaagTACATTCTTTAAGAGTTTTTTCACTGAGCATGCTTCCCCAGagcatgcatgcgtgtgtgcacacgcacacacacatacacatatacacacacacacacacacacacacacacttagccAGGTATAAAATTCTAtgttgacagttattttttttccccctcaatcCTTTGGAAGTATTATTCCTCTATCTTCTTGTGTCTGCTTCTGCTGTTAAGAATtctgctgaggggctggccccatggccaagtggttaaatttatgcgctctgcttcagcgcagcccaggatttcgccggttcgaatcctggatgtggacatggcactactcgtcaggccatgctgaggcggcgtgccacataccacaactagaaggacccacaactaaaaaaaaaatacccaactatgtaccagggggctttgggagaaaaaggaaaaatgaaagaaagaaagaattctgctGATAATCTGATTGTTATTTTTCAACGGGTGATGGTCTGTTGTTTTTGGTAACTTTAAatgttctctttattcttttctttttcctcctcatttttgtgaggaagattggccctgagctaacatctgttgccagtctttatTTCCCaacatcccccccaccccccccaccccccccacccccaccgccgcCGCCtgccccgtacatagttgtatatcttagttgcaggtccttctagttgtgggatgtggggcaccacctcagtgtggcctgacgagtggtaccatgtctgcgctcaggatctgaaccctgggctgccgcagtggaatgtgtggacttaaccactcggccatggagccggcccctatagttttttgtttttttttttttaattttaagattttttttattttttttatttttttcctttttctccccaaagccccctggtacatagttgtatatttttcattgtgggtccttctagttgtggcatgtgggacgctgcctcagcgtggtctgatgagcagtgccatgtctgcgcccaggattcgaaccaacgaaacactgggccgcctgcagcggagcacgcgaacttaaccactcggccacggggccagccccgctatagtttttttttaattgaggtaacattggtttataacatcatatacaTTTCaagtgcacatcattatattttgatttctgtgtagattacatcatattcaccacccaaagactaattaccatccatcaccatacacaggTGCTATAGGGCATTTTTTAAAGTTGCCTCTCCTGGCCCTTACAGGGTTCATTTGTCTGGATCAGCTTTTATGACAGACCCAGATTATGACAGATTCTTAGCTTGGGGGTTTTGCTCCCAAGGGTGATGTAGATAGAGGTCCCACATCTTCAAGTTGCATAGTCAGGGCATCTGACTTTTTAGGTTTCTTCTTTGCTGTCTTCTCACACCTATTCAAAATatgtcttttctcatttcctttaggtttctgttcaaatgtcaccttatcagaGATGCCATCCCTGATCATTGCTTATATCCCTTCTCTGCTTTAtgtttcttcatagcacttagcacaatctgactttttttttttcttgtctgtctcctttaattagaatgtaagctccatgagaccAAAATTTGCGGGGTGGGAGTGTGTCTGTTATTCTTAGCTGAGCCCAGTGCCCAGAGTGGTACACGGGAAGCGTTCCATAGCTAGTTGCTGACTTGAGTGGAGAGCCTGGGTGGCAGCCCACCGCGTGCTGCTCTTCAGGGCAGGAGAGCGGAGACATTCAGGCCCAGTTCCTGTGTGACGGgcacctc
Coding sequences within:
- the SEMA4C gene encoding semaphorin-4C, coding for MAPHWAVWLLTVGLWGLGIGAEVWWNLVPRKTVSSGELATVVRRFSQTGIQDFLTLTLTEPTGLLYVGAREALFAFSEEALELQGVISWEAPAEKKAECIQKGKSNQTECFNFIRFLQPYNTSHLYVCGTYAFQPKCAYIDMLTFTLERGEFEDGKGKCPYDPAKGHTGLLVDGELYSATLNNFLGTEPVILRNMGPHHSMKTEYLAFWLNEPHFVGSAYIPESVGSFTGDDDKVYFFFSERAVEYDCYAEQVVARVARVCKGDMGGARTLQRKWTTFLKARLVCSAPDRQLYFNQLQALHTLQDTSWHNTTFFGVFQARWGDVDLSAVCEYQLEEIQRVFEGPYKEYREQAQKWGRYTDPVPSPRPGSCINNWHRRHGYTSSLELPDNTLNFIKKHPLMEEQVGPRWGRPLLVKKDTNFTHLVADRVTGLDGATYTVLFIGTGDGWLLKAVSLGPWVHLIEELQVFDQEPVESLVLSRSKKLLFTGSRSQLVQLPLADCMKYRSCADCVLARDPYCAWSVNTSHCVAVGGHSGALLIQHVTVSDTSGICNFRGTKKVRLTPKNITVVAGTDLVLPCRLSSNLAHARWTFGGRDLPAEQPGSFLYDARLQALVVMAAQPRHAGAYHCFSEEQGARLAAEGYLVAVVAGPSVTLEARAPLENLGLVWLAVVALGAVCLVLLLLVLSLRRRLREELEKGAKAAERTLVYPLELPKEPTSPPFRPGPETDEKLWDPVGYYYSDGSLKIVPGHARCQPGGGPPSPPPGIPGQPLPSPTRLHLGGGRNSNANGYVRLQLGGEDRGGLGHPLPELADELRRKLQQRQPLPDSNPEESSV